The genomic DNA CGGCGTCGTCACGTAGATGCCGTCGATCGAGCCCTCGAACAGTTTGCGGTAGCTCTCTTCGGCGAGGCGCTGCTCGGTCAGCGCGCGCACCGCCGCCTCGCGTGCCGTGTCGGCCTCCTCCAGCGCGCGGCGGAACACTTCGGCGGCACGCGCGATGTCGCCGATCTCGTTGTCGAGGTCGGCGGACGGAATGGAAGTGTCCTTGCGGCCGGCGGCGAGCGCGCGGATCGAGCGTGCGATCTGGGCGAGCGGACGGACCGTCCTGCGCACAACGAACAAGGCAGCCCCGATGCCGATCAGGACGCCTATGGTGCCGAGCACGATGCTCTGCCAGCGCGCCTCCGTCAGCGTCCGGGCGAAGTCGCGCGACAGCACGTGGCCGCGCCGGTCGCTGACCTCGCGCAGCAATTCGGTGACGCGGCCGATCAGCCGGCCCTCGGTTCCCAGCACCTCGCGGTCGATGTCGGCAATCTGCCGCTCGCGCACGGCCACGGCCATGATGGCCTCGGCATAATCGTTCACCGCCGAGCTCAGCCCGGCATCGGCGATGTTCAGTGCCCGCATGCTCTGGGCGGCCTGCTCCGCCGCGGACGGGTTGCGGGCAAGCAACCCGAGCGCGATGCGGCTCTGCGCCTCCGACAGGCGCGAGGCGAGCTCACGGTCGGCCGTGCCGGAGACGGCGACATCGAACCGGTCGCGCAGCGGCGGCAGGCCGGCGAGCAGCTGGGCGCGGCGGTCGATCAGGGTCGAGATCCGCTCGAGGCCGGTCCGGTAGGTCGCGAGGCGTTCGGTGACGCCGTCGATCATGTCCTGCTGCTCGGGCGCGAGCTCGATGCGGGTCTTCTTCAGGATCTCGCTGAGGGTCGAGGCCGCCTCACCCACCTGCTTGAACTGGATGCCGGCGCCGGGATCGGTGACGAAGTCGCGCGCGGCGAGGCGCAATTCGTTCATGCGGCGGTCGATGTCCTCGGCGAGGTCGCCGACGCTCTGGAGCCGCTGCAGCTCGGCGAAGGTCGTGTCGATGTGCCGGATCGCGATCACGCTCGCGGTCGAGGTGACGATGATCACCGCCAGCACGAGCAGGAAGCTGCCGAAGGTGAGCTGGCCGATGGAGAGCGAGAAGGTACGCTTTTTCTCAGGGATCGGCGTCAATTCGGCGGACATTGGTGATGAGAGGACCGGGCTACTGGGGGTCCAATATACGACGTATTGCCGCCCGGGGGGAACATGCCTCCGGACGCCGTTTATCCCAAATATCGCGGTCCCGGAGCCCTCTTCCCCCGGCCTATGACGGTTTGACGCTCGCCAGCCGCCGGGCCGGAATGGTCATGGCGGCGACGCCGAGGACCACGCAGGCCAGCCCCATCCAGGCGGTCCGACTCAGGCTCTCGCCGAGGAAGGCGACGCTGATGGCGACGCCGATGGGCACCCGGAGATAGGCCTGCGCGGTGGTGCCGACCGAGCCCAGGGTCTGGATCAGGCGGAAGTAGATCACGAAGGCCGCGGCGGTCGAGAACAATGCGAGCGCAAGCAACGCCAGCACGGAGCTCAGCGACGGCGACAGCGTCCAGGGCTGCTCGACCGCGAGCGAGGCCGGAAGCAGGACCGCGGCCCCGGCCAGCAGCGAGCCGGCGGCCGGCGCCATCGGATCGAGGCCCTTGAAGCTGCGGCCGAAGATCGCGGCGCAGGCGTAGCAGATGGTGGCGGCGACGATGGCGGCCTCCGCAATGAGGCCGCCGCCGATGTCGTGAAAGGCGTCGACGCCGACGATCAGCAGGATCCCGGCCATTCCGGCGACCACGCCGAACAGTTTCCGCGGGCTCGTCGCCTCGTGGCGGGTGACGACGGCCGTGAGCAGGAAGGTGAAGATCGGTCCGGCCGAGTTGAGGATGGTGGCGAGCGCGGCGTCGACATGGCGCTCGCCCCAGGCGATCAGCGTCCAGGGGATGACGCTGTTGAGCACGGCCTGGAAGCCGAAGCGCCGCCAGGTCGCGGCATCCGCGGGCATCTTGATGCCGCGCGCCCACATGACGAGGACGAGCAGCAGGCCCGCGATCGTGGTTCGCGCCGCGATCAGCGTGATCGGTGGGATGGTGGCAACGCCGAGCTTGATGAAGGTGTAGGAGCCGCCCCAGAGCGTTGCGAGCGCGAGTAGGAGCGCTAGCTCGACCGCGATGTTGGTGTCCTGCCGGTTGTCCATTCGGTGCGTCCCGTCCATTCCACGATGGACGGAACCTAGCGCGCCCGCAGGCGAAAATACTTCGTTGCTTGTCGAAGTGTATTAGCCGACCGCCCCGACCTCGAACACCTCACCGTCATAGCCGGCCTCGCGGGGGATGTGGAGCTGGCGGCCGGTTTCGGTCTTGGTCATGACCGGCATTACCGTAACGATCGACATGCCGCGGGCATGGTCGAGTGCAGCGCTCACGTTCGGCTGCTTGGCGAGCCGGATCAGATTGCGCGTGGTCGGGAACGGCAGCTTGAAGCGGCCGCTCTCGCCGCCCTCCACCGCCTCGCGCGCTGACAGCCAGATCGAGTCGGTGGACTCCCTACCGTCATGGGCTCCGAGCTGGTCGGGCGGCGCGGCGGCGAGGAAGAACCAGGTGTCGAAACGCTTTGGCATGCCCTCCGGCGTGATCCAGTGCGCGTAAGGCACCAGCGTGTCGAGCGCCAGTTGGAGGTTGTTGTCAGCCAATATACTGAGGAAGCTGACCTTGTGCTCGTTGAGCGCGACGCGATGCGCATCGGCGATCTCGCCGGCACGCCGGGCATCGACAGGCGCGCCCGTGTCTTTCGCGCGCGCCAGCAGAATGCCGCTCTCCTCGAACGTCTCGCGGATCGCGGCGATGCGAAAACCGCGGTCCGCTTCGCTGAGACCTTCACCGCCGGAATAAAGGTCGGCACGGGCGACGATCTCCTTGTCGCCGGCATCGACGCTGCCGCCGGGAAACACCAGCGCGCCCGAGTTGAACTCGATCTGATGATGGCGGACCATCATGAAGATTTCGATGTCCTTCTCGCCGTCGCGCAGCAGGAGGATCGTCGAGGCCGGGCGTGATGCTGATGCTTCGGCCATGCAACTAACCCGCGGCGCTGGATTGCGGGCCGAGATTGGCGCGCTTGTCGACCCGGGCAACACGCGACAAGAGGTACTCGACCTCCGCCTTCGCTGTCGCCGTGATCGTCGCGCCCGGCTTGCGCTGCGCGCTGGAGGCGATGATGCCGCGCTTCTGCAGCACGTATTTGCGGATGGTCAGGCCGACACCGGGCTGCTGCTCATAGCGGATCAGCGGCAGATGCGCGTCGAACAGATCATGCGCGGCATCGCGCTTGCCGGCCTTGGAGAGATTCACGACGTCGATCAGAAGCTCCGGGAAGGCGTAACCGGTCATGGCGCCGTCGGCGCCGCGCTCCATCTCGAAGTCCAGGAAGGTGCCGCCATTGCCGCAGAGGATCGAGAGCGGACGGAGCGAGCAGTCCTTCTGGAAGCCGCGCAGGGTCGTGATCTTCTCCAGGCCCGGCCAGTCCTCGTGCTTGAGCATCACGCAGTTCGGATTGTCCATGACGATCTTGCGGATCACGGCCGGCGTGAACACCACCGAGAGCGTCAGCGGATAGTCCTGCAGGACCCAGGGCACATCCGGGCCGATCGCCTCGGCCGCCTGCTTGAAATAGGTGACGATCTGGTCGTCGGTGCGCAAGGACGGAGGCGGCGCGATCATGACGCCGGCCGCGCCCGCGTCCATCGAGGCCTTCGCCAGCGAGCGCATGGTGGCAAAGCCCGGCGCGGAGACGCCGACGATCACCTGCATTTTCTTCGCGCGCTTGACGAAGCGCACCGCCACCTGCTCGGCCTCGGCGGCATCGAGCTTGGGGGCCTCGCCGAGGATGCCCAGCACCGTCACGCCGTCGCAGCCGACCTCTTCGTAAAAATCGGTCAGGCGGTCGATCGAGCGCTCGTCGATGCGGCCGTCGTCGTGGAATGGCGTCGGCGCGATTGCGAAAGTGCCCTTGGCGTCGGCGGTGAGTTTCATCAGTCCATTATCCCTTGTTCGTCATTCCGGGGCGGCTCGCAGAACGGAACTCTGGTGCGCAATTGCGCACCTGAGAATCTCGAGGTTCCGGGTTCGCTTCATCGAAGCGCCCCGGAACGACAACAACGGCTAAAACCGTCGCGCGCCCATCTTGATCTGCTCCTCGGAGAAGAAGATCTCCTTAGCATGATCGGCGATGTCCTGGGCCTTCCAGCCCGTGTGCGGCGGTTTCCAGCCTTCCATCTCCATCATCCGCATCTCGCGCACGCCGCGGGGCCCGGACACGCCCAGCACCTTGCCGGTCTGGTCGCCCGACAAGTCGCTGACCATGTATAGCACGGCCGGCGCGATGCCGTCCGGCCCCAGCGCCGCCCCCGGGTTCTCCTTATAGCGGGGCAGGTCTGCGGTCATGCGGGTCAGCGCGCCCGGAGCGAGCGTCCAGATCCGGATGTTGTATTTGCGGCCCTCGATCGCCAGCACGTTGGACAGGCCCCAGATGCCGCCCTTGGCCGCGCCGTAATTGGTCTGGCCGAAATTGCCGATCAGGCCTGAGGTCGAGGAGGTGTTGACGATCACGCCGCCGCCGTTTTCCCGCATCCAGCGAAACACCGGCATGGTGCAACAAAAGGTGCCCTTCAGGTGGACCTTGATGACCTTGTCCCAGTCGGATTCGGACGCCTTGTGAAAGGTCTGGTCGCGCAAAATGCCGGCATTGTTGACCAGGATGTCGGCACGGCCGAAATGCTTGATGGCGTCGTCGAAGACGGACTGGCCGCCCTCCATGGTGGAGATGTCGGCGCCGTTGGCGACCGCCTTGCCGCCCTCGGCCTTGATCGCATCCACGACTTGCTGCGCCATGGAGGTGTCGGCGCCGGAGCCGTCACGGGGCCCGCCGAGGTCGTTGACGACGACCGAGGCCCCTTCCCGCGCGAACAGCTTTGCGTAGGCCTCACCGAGCCCGCCGCCCGCGCCGGTGATCAGCGCAACCTTGCCGTCGAGTAGTCCCATGGTGGCGTCTCCCTGTTTGCTTCTTTCGGGTCCCGGCTCTTTCTTCGCCTGGTACTCTGGGCCCCCGGCTCTGCAGCGCACCGCTGAAGAAGCGCTGCGCTGCGTCCGGGGCACGAGAGAGTCCTAGCCCAGCACCGTCCTGCCGTTCTTGATCACCGTGACGCCCCTCGCCTTCACCTTGGCTTCGAACGAGATCGTGTTGCCGTCCTTCCAAAGGTCCATGGTCACGGTCTCGCCGGGATAGACCGGCGAGGAGAACCGAGCGACGTGCTGGCGGAAGGCGCTGGCGTCGTAGTCGGCATAGGTCTGGAGCACGCCGCGGCAGGTGATGCCGTAAGTGCACATGCCGTGCAGGATCGGGCGCGGGAAGCCGGCCTTCTTGGCGAACTCGGGATCCGAGTGCAGCGGGTTGCGGTCGCCGCAGAGGCGGTAGACCAGGGCCTGGTCGGGGCGGGTCGTGATGTCGATGGTCTTGTCAGGCTCGCGCGATGGGATCTTGTGCGGATCGGGCTGGGTCAGGTTCGGCCCGCCGAAGCCGCCATCGCCGCGGGCGAAGCGCGAGGCGACCAGCGTTGCCAACTTCTCGCCCTTCCCGTTCTTCAGCACGGTCTGGTGCACGATCACGACGCCCTTGTCCTTGCCCTTGTCGTAGACCTCGAGCACGGAGGAATCGGCGGTGATGTTGGCGGCCACCGGCAGCGGCTGGTGGAAGGTGATGTCGCGCTCGCCGTCGACCACCATGACGCGGTTGAGGTTCATCTCGCCCGGCCCCGAGCCCCACGCCGCGACGGAGGCAAAAGTCGGCACCACCTTCAGCGGTCGCGGCGTAAACGTGCCCTCGTTGACGAAGGCGAGCTCGTTCTCGTCCATGGGGTCAGCGCCGAGCCCGATGCCGTAGGCGTAGAGCATCACCTCGCGATCGCTATAGGCGTATTTCTGGCCGAGGTTCTTGAGGGATTTGAGCTCTTCGTATCGGGCGGACATTTTTCTGGTTTCCTCTCCGGATTCTTATGCGCCGCTGCCAGTCGAAGTGCCCTCTTCCCTTGTGGGAGAGGGCTGCGAGAGCCATGCGGCAAACTCGTTTGGGTGAGGGGTTGCCTCTGCAGGGAAAGTCTTTCCGCGGAGCGATACCCCTCATCCGGCGCCAAAGCCGAAGCTTCGCTTCGGCGTCCCTGTTAGAACGGCCGCTGGAGGCGGCCTACGCCACCTTCTCCCACAGGGGGAGAAGGGAAAAGGTCAGGCCACCGTGAAGAACGGCAGCGGGGCGCCGTCCGTCGGCTTGAACACCACCTTCACCTTCTGGCCGATCTTCAGCGTCGTCAGATCGCAGTCGACGAAATTGGTCTGCACCGACGGCCCCTCCTTCAGCGTGACGTAGCCGATGGCGTAAGGACCGGTCGGCGACTTCCGCATCAGGCTGTAGGTGTAGATCGTGCCTTCACCCGACGCCTCTTCCCACACCGTCTTGTCGGAGTAACAGAACGGACAGATCGAGCGCGGGAAGTAATGCGCCTCGCCGCACGCCGTGCAGCGCTTGATCATGAACTTGCCCTCTTTCGCCGCGTCCCAGAACGCAGCGGTCTCGGGGTTGGTCACCGGGGCCGGATACTTTTTCGTCTCGCTCATCACACGCGCTCCAGAATGGCCGTCGAGGCGGCGTGGCGAACACCCAAGAGGCCGCCGGTGCCGTGGGCGATGGCGAGATCGCAATTCGGAACCTGCACCTTGGGATGCGCCTCGCCGCGCAGCTGGCGCACAGCCTCGAGGATCTTGGTCATGCCGCCGCGGTTGACCGGATGGTTGCTGCAGAGGCCGCCGCCGTCGGTGTTGAACGGCAGCTTGCCGACGCCCGAGATCAGATTGCCGTCGGCGACGAACTTGCCGCCCTCGCCCTTCTTGCAGAACCCGAGGTCCTCGAGCTGCATCAGCACCGTGATGGTGAAGCTGTCATAGATCGAGGCGTATTTGATGTCCTTCGGCGTGATGCCGGCTTCCTCGAACGCGCGCGGGCCGGACCAGATTCCGGCCGAGTACGTGAGGTCGAGATCCTTTCCGCCGCGCGGGCCCTTCATCGCTTCGCCATGGCCGATCAGGCGCACGAGCGGCTTCTTCAAGCTCTTGGCGATCTCCGGCGTCGTCACGATCAGCGCGCCGCCGCCGTCGGAGACGACGCAGCAATCCATGCGATGCAAGGGATCGGAGATCATCGGCGAGTTGAGGACATCCTCGACGGTCACGACGTCCTTGAGCATCGCATGCGGATTGTATTGCGCGTGATGCGAGGCTGCGACCTTGATCCAGGCGAGCTGCTCCGAGGTGGTGCCATAGTCGTGCATGTGGCGCATGGCACACATGCCGTAGGCATTGTGCGTGGTCGCCCCATAAGCCGACTCGAAATCAGCTTCCGCGCCGGCCGCGCGCGGCGGCATCACACCGGTGCGCGGCTTGCCGGCCAGCGTGATCAGCGCGATCGAGCATTTGCCCGCGGCGATCGCCTCGGCGGCATGGCCGAGATGGATGATGTAGGAACAGCCGCCGGTCTCGGTGGAATCGACGTGCCGCAGCTTCTTGGTGTTGAGGCCGAGATAGTCGACCATGGGCCAGGCGCCGCCGGGCGCATCGCCCGCGCAGAAATAGCCGTCGACATCGTCCTTGCTGAGCCCGGCATCCTCGATCGCCCCCTTGGCGACCTCGGCGTGGAGCTGGGCGGTGGATTTGTCCGGCGCATGCCGGGTCGGGTGTTCGTAGATCCCGGCAATGTAGGCCTTGCCCTTGATGGTCAAAACAGAAGTCTCCGCTCGCGTTTTTTATTGCCCCGTTTTTCTGAACCGCGGTGGGCGGATTGGCAAGCGCGGAAATATTCCGCCCAGCGAGAGAGCAGCGGGTTGGCGCAACTGGGACGAACAGGACCGAGCTCACAGCGGCTGCGGCTTTCCCATTTCTCGAAAACAACCTCATGCACAGTAGAACGGGGATTGATTCCACTTGAGAATTCGCAAGGCAGAAAAGCGACTTTGCGAGCTCATCATGGTGACGCGGTGTAGAGCGGATTAGCCAAAGGCGTAACCCGCCACGTCGATCTCGACCCTTATGGTCGTGGCGGATTACGCTTCGCCAATCCGCCCGACGAGACCGCCCTACTCCGCCGCTATCTGCCTTGGCGCGGGCGGCGGGCTCGCCAAATCCGCCGCGAGCTGCGCGTAACGCACCTTGGCATCCGCCACGGCCTTCTCCTTCACCGGGCCGTAGCCGCGGATGCGGTCGGGCAGCGACAACAGCTCGACGGCGGTGTCGATCGTAACAGGCGACAACAGGCCGAGCACGGTGGCGACGTCCTTCTCGTAGCCGGCGATCAGGTCGCGCTCGAGCTTGCGATCGGCGCTGCGGCCGAAGATGTCGAGTGCCGTGCCGCGCAGGAACTTGAACTTTGCCAGCACGCGGAAGACGTTCAGCATCCACGGGCCGAAGGCGCGCTTCTTCGGGCGGCCGAGCGCGTCGAGGCCGCCGCCGAGGATTGGCGGGGCAAGATTGAAGTTGAACTTGAAGTCGCCCTCGAATTGGTCGCGGAGCTGCTGCTCGAAGGCGCCGTCGGTGTAGAGGCGCGCGACCTCGTACTCGTCCTTGTAGGCCAGCAGCTTGGCATAGTTCACGGCGACCGCGCGCGGCAGCGCATCGCCGTAGCCACCCTTCACCGCGGCATCGCGAACCTGCTCGACCAGCTTGCGATAGCGTTTGGACAGACGGTTGTTCTGATAGGCGGTCAGGTGCCTGGCGCGATGCTCGATGACTTCATCGAGCGTCATCGCGTCCAGCGTTTTGGGCGCAACGACCTCGTCGGTGCCTTTCAGCATGTCAGCAAGACGTTGGGGATCGGCGACCGCGAGGCGGCCGAGGCGGAAGGCTTCCTTGTTCATCTTGATCGAGACGCCGTTGACCTCGATCGCCTGCTCGATCGCTTCAGCCGACAGCGGGAACAGTCCCTTCTGATAGGCATAGCCCATCATCATCATGTTGGTGGCGATGGCATCGCCGAGCAGCTGCTCGGCGGGCTTGGTGAAGTCGAAGAAGACGGAGTCCTTGTGCAGAGCCGTCTCCAAGAGCCCGGTCAGCTTGCGGGTCTGGAAGTTGAAGTCGCGGTTGAGCACGAAATCGGCGGTCGGAATGACGTGGCTGTTGATGACGCCGCGGGTGCGGCTGGAGTCGCAGAGCGAGATCGTGTCCTTGGCGACGGCAACGACTTCGTCGGCGGCGAGCACGAGATCGGCCGTGCCGGTGACGATGCGCGAGCACGTCACCTCCGCCGGATGATCGGACAGGCGGACATGGCTGAGCACCGCGCCACCTTTCTGCGCAAGACCCGACATGTCGAGGATCATCGAGGCCTTGCCCTCGATATGCGCGGCCATGCCGAGCAGCGCGCCGATGGTGAGCACGCCGGTGCCGCCGACGCCGCCGACCGCGATGTTATAGGGCTTGTCAAGCGTCGGCCGCGACGCCGGCTCGGGCAATTCGCCGATATCGGCGAGCTCCGCCGGCGCGCGATGGCGCGGCTTGCCGCCGTCCACGGTGACGAAGGACGGGCAGAATCCCTTGAGGCAGGAATAATCCTTGTTGCAGGAGGACTGGTTGATGGCGCGCTTGCGGCCGAACTCGGTCTCCAGCGGCTCGACGGAGATGCAGTTCGACTGCACCGAGCAGTCGCCACAGCCTTCGCAGACGGCCGGGTTGATCATGACGCGGCGCGCCGGATCCTCCATCAGGCCGCGCTTGCGGCGGCGGCGCTTTTCGGCCGCGCAGGTCTGCACGAACACGATGGCCGATGTGCCCTTGAACTCGCGGCACATCTTCATGACGTTCTGCAGCTCGTCGCGGTGATACAGCTTCACGCCCGGGGCGATGGTGTCGGCCGGATAGGAGTCGGGCGCCTCCGAGACCAGATAGATCTCGCGAATGCCTTCGGCATGGAG from Bradyrhizobium sp. CCBAU 53351 includes the following:
- a CDS encoding DMT family transporter, giving the protein MDNRQDTNIAVELALLLALATLWGGSYTFIKLGVATIPPITLIAARTTIAGLLLVLVMWARGIKMPADAATWRRFGFQAVLNSVIPWTLIAWGERHVDAALATILNSAGPIFTFLLTAVVTRHEATSPRKLFGVVAGMAGILLIVGVDAFHDIGGGLIAEAAIVAATICYACAAIFGRSFKGLDPMAPAAGSLLAGAAVLLPASLAVEQPWTLSPSLSSVLALLALALFSTAAAFVIYFRLIQTLGSVGTTAQAYLRVPIGVAISVAFLGESLSRTAWMGLACVVLGVAAMTIPARRLASVKPS
- a CDS encoding NUDIX domain-containing protein, which gives rise to MAEASASRPASTILLLRDGEKDIEIFMMVRHHQIEFNSGALVFPGGSVDAGDKEIVARADLYSGGEGLSEADRGFRIAAIRETFEESGILLARAKDTGAPVDARRAGEIADAHRVALNEHKVSFLSILADNNLQLALDTLVPYAHWITPEGMPKRFDTWFFLAAAPPDQLGAHDGRESTDSIWLSAREAVEGGESGRFKLPFPTTRNLIRLAKQPNVSAALDHARGMSIVTVMPVMTKTETGRQLHIPREAGYDGEVFEVGAVG
- a CDS encoding dihydrodipicolinate synthase family protein, coding for MKLTADAKGTFAIAPTPFHDDGRIDERSIDRLTDFYEEVGCDGVTVLGILGEAPKLDAAEAEQVAVRFVKRAKKMQVIVGVSAPGFATMRSLAKASMDAGAAGVMIAPPPSLRTDDQIVTYFKQAAEAIGPDVPWVLQDYPLTLSVVFTPAVIRKIVMDNPNCVMLKHEDWPGLEKITTLRGFQKDCSLRPLSILCGNGGTFLDFEMERGADGAMTGYAFPELLIDVVNLSKAGKRDAAHDLFDAHLPLIRYEQQPGVGLTIRKYVLQKRGIIASSAQRKPGATITATAKAEVEYLLSRVARVDKRANLGPQSSAAG
- a CDS encoding SDR family oxidoreductase, which produces MGLLDGKVALITGAGGGLGEAYAKLFAREGASVVVNDLGGPRDGSGADTSMAQQVVDAIKAEGGKAVANGADISTMEGGQSVFDDAIKHFGRADILVNNAGILRDQTFHKASESDWDKVIKVHLKGTFCCTMPVFRWMRENGGGVIVNTSSTSGLIGNFGQTNYGAAKGGIWGLSNVLAIEGRKYNIRIWTLAPGALTRMTADLPRYKENPGAALGPDGIAPAVLYMVSDLSGDQTGKVLGVSGPRGVREMRMMEMEGWKPPHTGWKAQDIADHAKEIFFSEEQIKMGARRF
- a CDS encoding MaoC family dehydratase, with the protein product MSARYEELKSLKNLGQKYAYSDREVMLYAYGIGLGADPMDENELAFVNEGTFTPRPLKVVPTFASVAAWGSGPGEMNLNRVMVVDGERDITFHQPLPVAANITADSSVLEVYDKGKDKGVVIVHQTVLKNGKGEKLATLVASRFARGDGGFGGPNLTQPDPHKIPSREPDKTIDITTRPDQALVYRLCGDRNPLHSDPEFAKKAGFPRPILHGMCTYGITCRGVLQTYADYDASAFRQHVARFSSPVYPGETVTMDLWKDGNTISFEAKVKARGVTVIKNGRTVLG
- a CDS encoding Zn-ribbon domain-containing OB-fold protein → MSETKKYPAPVTNPETAAFWDAAKEGKFMIKRCTACGEAHYFPRSICPFCYSDKTVWEEASGEGTIYTYSLMRKSPTGPYAIGYVTLKEGPSVQTNFVDCDLTTLKIGQKVKVVFKPTDGAPLPFFTVA
- a CDS encoding thiolase domain-containing protein; translated protein: MTIKGKAYIAGIYEHPTRHAPDKSTAQLHAEVAKGAIEDAGLSKDDVDGYFCAGDAPGGAWPMVDYLGLNTKKLRHVDSTETGGCSYIIHLGHAAEAIAAGKCSIALITLAGKPRTGVMPPRAAGAEADFESAYGATTHNAYGMCAMRHMHDYGTTSEQLAWIKVAASHHAQYNPHAMLKDVVTVEDVLNSPMISDPLHRMDCCVVSDGGGALIVTTPEIAKSLKKPLVRLIGHGEAMKGPRGGKDLDLTYSAGIWSGPRAFEEAGITPKDIKYASIYDSFTITVLMQLEDLGFCKKGEGGKFVADGNLISGVGKLPFNTDGGGLCSNHPVNRGGMTKILEAVRQLRGEAHPKVQVPNCDLAIAHGTGGLLGVRHAASTAILERV
- a CDS encoding indolepyruvate ferredoxin oxidoreductase family protein; the protein is MGINQGPISLDQKYTQETGHVFTTGIQALVRLPMAQIRRDRASGLNTAGFISGYRGSPLGGYDQQLFAARKHLEQYNIKFQPGVNEDLAATAVWGSQQLNLSPGAKYDGVVGIWYGKGPGVDRCGDVFRHGNAAGSAKNGGVLCLAGDDHGAKSSTVPHQSDHAFMSALMPYLYPSSIHEMIEMGLLGIAMSRYSGCWVGMKVITETVETTAEIDLTDEMKPFIIPADFELPPGGLNLRWPDDRFEQDRRLQDYKGFAAIAFARANKVNRVTMDSPNARFGIMASGKSYEDVRQALRELGITEQVAAKIGLRLYKIGMPWPLEPEGVHEFAVGLEEIFIVEERREIVENQVKQVLFNWRDDVRPRIVGKMDEHDKRFLTFAAELSVASLATSLTERLLKLDLNPEIAEMLRAKADWFNGRQATQMQAVAPVSRTPYFCSGCPHNTSTKVPEGSRALAGIGCHFMALWMDRSTETFTHMGGEGVPWVGIAPFTNENHIFANLGDGTYFHSGLLAIRQAVASKTNITYKILYNDAVAMTGGQRHDGDLSPQQITFQLHAEGIREIYLVSEAPDSYPADTIAPGVKLYHRDELQNVMKMCREFKGTSAIVFVQTCAAEKRRRRKRGLMEDPARRVMINPAVCEGCGDCSVQSNCISVEPLETEFGRKRAINQSSCNKDYSCLKGFCPSFVTVDGGKPRHRAPAELADIGELPEPASRPTLDKPYNIAVGGVGGTGVLTIGALLGMAAHIEGKASMILDMSGLAQKGGAVLSHVRLSDHPAEVTCSRIVTGTADLVLAADEVVAVAKDTISLCDSSRTRGVINSHVIPTADFVLNRDFNFQTRKLTGLLETALHKDSVFFDFTKPAEQLLGDAIATNMMMMGYAYQKGLFPLSAEAIEQAIEVNGVSIKMNKEAFRLGRLAVADPQRLADMLKGTDEVVAPKTLDAMTLDEVIEHRARHLTAYQNNRLSKRYRKLVEQVRDAAVKGGYGDALPRAVAVNYAKLLAYKDEYEVARLYTDGAFEQQLRDQFEGDFKFNFNLAPPILGGGLDALGRPKKRAFGPWMLNVFRVLAKFKFLRGTALDIFGRSADRKLERDLIAGYEKDVATVLGLLSPVTIDTAVELLSLPDRIRGYGPVKEKAVADAKVRYAQLAADLASPPPAPRQIAAE